A genomic region of Acetomicrobium sp. S15 = DSM 107314 contains the following coding sequences:
- a CDS encoding isocitrate/isopropylmalate family dehydrogenase yields the protein MKIIENPRQFDVILAGNIFGDILSDLSSVLAGSIGMMPSASI from the coding sequence ATGAAAATTATAGAAAACCCGCGGCAGTTTGATGTTATCCTCGCGGGCAATATTTTTGGCGATATCCTCAGCGATCTCTCATCTGTACTCGCGGGGTCGATCGGCATGATGCCTTCTGCTAGTATT